From a region of the Sphingopyxis sp. YR583 genome:
- a CDS encoding Lrp/AsnC family transcriptional regulator: MKNSSSTVELDEFDRKILAILGRDGRITFTELALQVGLSKTPCQQRVRRLVDSGLIVGFRAIVDPAKVGLDHVAFTEVKLSDTREEALKQFNTAVRQIPEVEECHMIASSFDYLLKVRTPDIRRYRIVLGEKISSLPHVASTSTFVAMETICETAR; this comes from the coding sequence ATGAAAAATTCCTCTTCCACAGTCGAACTGGATGAATTCGACCGCAAGATCCTCGCGATTCTGGGCCGCGATGGGCGGATCACCTTTACCGAACTCGCGTTACAGGTCGGGCTGTCGAAAACACCGTGCCAGCAGCGCGTGAGGCGACTTGTCGACAGCGGGCTGATCGTGGGCTTTCGCGCGATCGTCGATCCCGCCAAGGTCGGGCTCGACCATGTCGCGTTTACCGAGGTGAAGCTGTCGGACACGCGCGAGGAGGCGCTCAAACAGTTCAACACCGCAGTCCGGCAGATTCCCGAAGTCGAGGAGTGCCACATGATCGCGAGCAGCTTCGATTATCTGCTCAAGGTTCGCACACCCGACATCCGTCGCTATCGCATCGTCTTGGGCGAAAAGATTTCGAGTCTGCCGCATGTCGCAAGCACCTCGACCTTCGTCGCGATGGAAACGATCTGCGAAACGGCGCGCTGA